DNA from Conexivisphaera calida:
CCCGGACCTGCGCGTCCCGATCACGATCGGCGGCGCGAAGTACGAGGTGGGCCACGGATTCGTGGCGCTCGCCGCGATAACCAGCTGCACGAACACGTCGAACCCGTACCTGATGGTGGGCGCGGCGCTCCTGGCGAAGAAGGCCGTGGAGAGGGGCCTCGACGTGAAGCCCTGGGTCAAGACGAGCTTCGCGCCGGGCAGCAGGGTCGTGATAGACTACCTGAGGAAGGCCGGGCTGATGTCGTACCTGGAGGCGCTGAGGTTCCACCTGACCGGGTTCGGCTGCACCGTCTGCATAGGGAACAGCGGTCCCCTGATAAAGGAGGTGGAGGACGCGATAAAGGCGAACGGCCTCTACGCGGTGAGCGTCCTGAGCGGCAACAGGAACTTCGAGGGCAGGATCAACCCGCTCACCCGGGGAAGCTTCCTCGCGTCCCCGCCGCTCGTCGTGGCCTACGCCCTCGCGGGCAGGCTGGACATAGACTTCAACAGCGAGCCGATAGGAAACGACCCCAACGGGAGGCCCGTCTACCTGAGGGACATATGGCCGTCGGTCGAGGAGGTCAGGGAGATCGTGGAGCGCGTCCTTGACCCGAGGGACTTCAGGGAGATATACTCCGAGGTCTTCGAGGGCGAGGAGGACTGGAGGGGGCTCCCGGCCCCGCGGTCCACGATCTACCAGTGGGATCCCAGCTCCACCTACCTGAAGCGCCCGCCGTTCTTCGAGGGGATGCCGCCGGAGCCGGGAAAGCCGAAGGACATAACCGGCGCGCGCGTGCTGGTGCTCCTGGGCGACAAGATAACGACCGATCACATATCGCCGGCGGGCTCGATACCCCCGGACAGCCCAGCTGGACGGTACCTGATGGAGCACGGCGTGAAGCCCGAGGACTTCAACACCTACGGCGCCAGGAGGGGGAACCACGAGGTCATGATGCGCGGCACCTTCGCGAACGTCCGGCTGAAGAACTTCCTGGTGCCGGACAGGGAGGGATGGTGGACCGTGCACCTGCCGGACGGCCAGCTGATGAGCATCTACGACGCGGCGATGAGGTACAGACAGGAGGGCGTGCCCGTGATAGTGCTCGGCGGTAAACAGTACGGAACCGGCAGCTCGCGCGACTGGGCGGCCAAGGGACCCTATCTGCTCGGGGTCAGGGCCGTCATAGCGGAGAGCTTCGAGAGGATACACAGGAGCAACTTGGTGGGCATGGGGATACTGCCGCTCCAGTTCATGGACGGACAGGGCTGGAAGAGCCTCGGGCTGACCGGGAAGGAGGTCTACAGCATAGAGGGTATAGGCGAGGGACTGAAGCCGAAGAAGGTGCTGAAGGTCAGGGCCAGGAGGGAGGACGGCTCCGAGGTGACGTTCAACGTGATGGCGAGGCTCGACACGGACGTCGAGGTCGAGTACTACGAACACGGCGGCATACTCCAGATGGTCCTGAGGAAGCTCCTCCGCGGGCCTGCGAGGACCAAGTCATCCTGAGGGCGTCCATAGATAGCGCATCCACGATAATTCTCTTATAGTCATGGGGGGCGAGCGCCGATAATGGATCCCGAGGCTGTGCTGGACGTCCACGGCAGGCCTGTGATAGTCCGGATACATGAGGGATCCAGGGAGCCGCCGGCCCGGATCGAGGGGGACTTCCAGTCGGCGCTCTCCTCCGCGATAGACGGCATGTACAGGAAGGTGATAGTGGAGGCGAGGGGGCTGCGCCATCGCGGGGACGAGGCGAGGGCGTCCGCGCTCTCCTCCGCCATCTCGTCGGCGAGCGTCGCGCTCGGGTGCGAGAAGCCGCTCTGCATCCCCCCGTCCAGCGCCTCCGGGACCATGACTTGCTCCTTCAAGGCCTACTTCTCCGACTTCTCGGAGTTCGCGTCTAGGTTCCTCCAAGAGGTGGAGAGGGAGCTGGTCCACAGGTCCGAGTCAGGGTCAGGGTCCGAACCCAGATCCAAGCCCAGGTCCGGATCCTGGAATGGCGCGTTCGGGCTCTTCAGGCGCGGTGGGCGCTGAATGACCGATGGCTCGGACGCTGCGCGCTCGCACCCGCGGATTCACCCCCTGCTGCCCCGCGTCCTCTCGATCCCGGGCGCCCTCGGGGTCCTCAGGCACCTCAGGAGGGCCCACGTCGACTACGGTCGCTCGGTCGCCGCTTCCCTCCACACATCGATCGAGGTCGCCGTGTCGACGCTGGAGTCGCTGGAGTCGATGGGCCTCGTCGAGCGCGTCCCCGGGTCATCGGTCAAGAGGTCCGACGCCAAGATGAAGCTGGCGGACGAGGTCCACAAGCACCACACTTACTACAGGCTGAGCAGGGAGGGCGATACGCTCCTCAGGTCGCTGGACGACCGGGCGCTCGCGGAGGGGTACGCTCAGGCGCTGGACGGGGACGACCTAGCGTTCGCGCTCCTGCGCGTCGCCCGCAGGATAGGGGTGGACCACGCGCTGACCTACGCTAGGCTCGTCGGCAGGCCCCTCGAGCAGGTCGAGGCTGAGCTGGAGCGCCTCGTCGGCATGGGGCTCATGGAGATCCCGAGGAGCCGCGTGGTGAAGCGCGGCGACCGGAAGGCAAAGCCGAAGCCGGAGACGAGGGTCCACCACAGGTACTACAGGCTGAGCAGGGAGGGGGATCTCCTGCTGAGGGACATAGGCGCGTCCGACGGAGCCGCGGGATCGGGACGCGATGGGATGGGATGAGGCCGGGCAGCCCTCAGCGATTATAACCCGGGCCGACCTGAATGCCGGCGACCGATATGAGGCTTGTCGTCCTGGTGGACAACGAGCCCGGGCCGGGCCTCAGGGCCGACTGGGGGCTCAGCATCTACGTGGACTCCGGGAGCTGGCGCGCCGTCTTCGACGCGGACAGCGATCCGGCCGTGCTGGAGTTCAACGCCGGGAAGCTCGGGGTGGACCTCGGCTCGCTCGACTTCGCGGTCGTGAGCCACCACCACCTTGACCACGTCGGGGGGTTCCTGGGCAAGGGGCTCTTCAGGGAGGGGATGCCGGTCTACGTGCCCCCGGGGCCCACGGACAGGCTCGAGTCGGTGGGGCTGAGGCCGATAGTCGTGGAGTCCACCCGGGAGCTGGCCCCCGGGGCCCACGCCGTGGGTCCGCTGCAGGCCGGCCACCTGCACGAGATGGCGCTCGCCCTCGGCTCGGCGGGGAGCCGTGCCCTCCTGGTCGGGTGCAGCCATCCCGGGGTGGACGCGCTCGCCGCGAGGGCTGCCTCGGACCTCGGGGGCACGATCTCGTTCGTCATGGGCGGGTTCCACGCGCCCTCCCGCGCCGTCCTCGACAGGCTCGCCGAGATATCGGGCTCCGCGCGCATATGTCCGGGACACTGCAGCGGGGACGAGGCGAAGGCGTACCTCCGGTCGAAGTACCCCGATAGGTACTGCGAGTTCAGGAGCGGACTGGTGATGGACATCTGACGGGCGGCTGCGCCGGCGAAGTCGAGGACGGGGCCGAGGTCCGCATGGTCGCGATCGGCTGCGTCGAGTCCGCGGGCGCCGGGCCCAGGTGGTCCAGGACCTCGGTGGTGAGGGTTTTCGAGGAGTACGCCGGTGGACTGGAGGACCTCGACGGCTACAGCCACGCGTTCATTATCTACCAACTCCACGCGAGGAAATGGAGCGGCAGCCTGAGATCGCAGCCCCGCTGGGCCCCCAGGCCGCTCGGGGTCTTCGCCACCCGGAGCCCGGATCGCCCGAATCCGATAGGGCTCTCCGTCGTGGCGCTCGAGTCGGTGGATCCATCATCGGGGACGTTAGTCGTCAGGGGGCTGGACGCGGCCCCGGGGTCCCCGGTGCTCGACGTGAAGCCGTACGATCACTGGGACTCCGTCTCATCGCCGCGCGTGCCGCGCTGGTGGCTCGAGCGCGCCGACGAGTGGCCCGACTGGTCGCCCCGGCCCTAGTCCAGGACTGCCACGACCTTCTCGGCCGCGCCGGTCGAGTACATGGTCCTGGTGCCCCCGCCCTCGGCGACTATCCTCAGGACCCTCCCGGGATCCCTTATCCTGGTGCCCGCCAGGACGTTCACGCCGAGCCTCCTGAAGGTGGAGGGCGCGATCACGGTGCTGGGCCCCACCACGGCCCTCACGCGCGCCCCCGAGGAGAGCTCGAGGAGCCTCCCCATGGTCTTGTTGACCAGGGTGGCCCCGCTCAGGACGACGACGTCGCACCTCCCCATCAGGACCTCGGACGCCCACCACGGCCTGTACCCGGGGTCCTCCACCGGCCTGAAGTCCATGACCGTGACCTCGGCGCCCATCTCCCTCATCCTCCTGGCTATGGGGGGTATGTACCCCACCATGCAGGCCCTCTCGCCGCGCCTCACGGCCAGGTGGTCCATGAGATCTCCCCCCGGGTAGGAGTCGGCCAGCCTGGAGGCGGCGGCGTTGAGGGCGGCGACGCCGAGCGCGGAGAGTATCGGGTGATCCCCGGACGCGAGGGCCGCCACGTCCCTCCACTCCATCCCGGCGATGCCGCCGGCCAGCGGGTTGTTCTCGCACTCGTGGGCCGCGTCCTCCGTCGGCGTGTGCGAGAGGCCGGCGCTTCCGTCGTCCATGACCACGACCGTGTACCCGAGCCCCACGACCGCCTCCTTCACCCTGCCCCGGGCAGTCCGCCCGAGCTCCTCGATGATATCCTCCAGGAGCACGTGCGCAGGGGGTCCCCGGATCTATATCTGCGTAGCGCCCGATGGCGCCAGCATCGACACGAGATCGTCCATGGACGACTCGTCCAACTCGAGGAAGCCGTCCGTGAGGTACCCGAGCCCCCTGTAGAAGTCCACCTCCGCGTTCGACTCAACGTCCTCCGCGAACCTGTGCACCCACTTGAGGAGGTGCTCCCGCAGGAACCTCCTCTGGATCTCCAGGAGCCTCCTGGCCTCGCCCAGGTTGCCCTTCCCCCACTCCTCCAGGGTCCTGCCTATCAGGTACGACATGAAGCTCAGCTCGACGGCGACGTGATCCTCCGGCTCCGTGAACTCCCTCACCTTGTCCACGCCCATGTCCCTGTAGAGCTCGACGACCTCGTCCCTCTGCTCCTGGTACATCAGGTGGCCGGCCGACATGTACGCGGACTCCGATGGATGGGGCGGCGTCCCCTTCACCCCCAGGAAGAGGCTCGCGTACTCCGCGGCCAGCTCCAGCACGACGTCCTTCCTGGCGCGGCCGGCCGCGGACCTCAGGTACCCCAGCATCAGATCCAGTCCCCTGCCCACGCGTTCGTCGAGTTCCGCGAGCGCCTCGAAGCGCCTCGCCAGCTCTCCTCCCTCGGCGGCCGACGTGAGCTCCCCCAGGAGTTCCTCGTCGACCTCCCTCTCGTAGAGCCTGGACAGCAGATCGTAGACGTAGCGACGGCCCTCATTGACCGCCCCGAAATCCACCATGGCACGCGTCGTCCACGCGCCCCTTTAAAGTTCTTTATCGAGATGTTTTGCCACACGACATGGCCACGGGCATTCGTCGCGGCAATAGTCCAATCTATTTAACAAGATCATCATATCTCAGTACCTCTATTCCATATTCTCCCCTGATCGTCTCCCTCAGCGCGTGCACGAGGCCGTCCTCCGTCACCAGAGGCTCCCGTTGGGCCACGGCCGTAGCCAGTATGACGGAATCTATGTAGTCATTCAACCTCTTGTTCAGCTCGTGTGCCATCTTCACGACGTCCTCCCTGTAGTATGGTATGACGGTGAACGCATCGAGCACTGCGCTCACCGCGTCGACGACGTATTCCGGCGGTATACCCAGCCTGGACGCCTTCGCCTGAAGTTCAAACAGGGAGATCGCGCTCACCTTAATATCGCCGAGTTCAACCCTCCTCCTGACGTTTCCCTCCACGACCATCTTCAGCAGATCCGTCCTGACCCTTATACGCGCGAGCGGAAGCAGATAGGTAGTGTCAACGATCATCTCTCGACGAACCTCTTGCTGAGCTCCCTCCGGAGTTCCTCGAGATCCTCGGGGGCAATCTCGGCCACCTTATCGGAATACAGCAACCTCATCAACTCCGCCCTGCCGCCGATGCTATCCCTCAACAGCTCG
Protein-coding regions in this window:
- the acnA gene encoding aconitate hydratase AcnA; the protein is MSLDPTRTMEQMETYRGKANVWNLRKLSEQGYDVSRLPYAIRMLLENMLRNYDGYVVRAEDAEAVARWRENVGREIPYMPSRVVLQDFTGVPAVADIAAMREALRDMGGNPALANPTIPADLVIDHSVQVDYFGSVDAIVQNMRLEMERNRERYTFLRWAQDAMRNFRVVPPGRGIIHQVNVEYLSQVVHLRKHGRGLAAFPDTVIGTDSHTTMAAGIGVLAWGVGGIEAEAAMLGQPYYIPIPEVVGVKLTGELPEGATATDLVLTVTEILRKSDVVGKIVEFFGPGVEKLTAPDRATVANMAPEYGATTGFFPVDAATLSYLRLTGKSEKHVKFVEEYARRVGLLREPGSPDPEYSRVIEIDLSKVEPSIAGPANPEERIPLGAAKPRFSEILRKYLETAKQPSSPDLRVPITIGGAKYEVGHGFVALAAITSCTNTSNPYLMVGAALLAKKAVERGLDVKPWVKTSFAPGSRVVIDYLRKAGLMSYLEALRFHLTGFGCTVCIGNSGPLIKEVEDAIKANGLYAVSVLSGNRNFEGRINPLTRGSFLASPPLVVAYALAGRLDIDFNSEPIGNDPNGRPVYLRDIWPSVEEVREIVERVLDPRDFREIYSEVFEGEEDWRGLPAPRSTIYQWDPSSTYLKRPPFFEGMPPEPGKPKDITGARVLVLLGDKITTDHISPAGSIPPDSPAGRYLMEHGVKPEDFNTYGARRGNHEVMMRGTFANVRLKNFLVPDREGWWTVHLPDGQLMSIYDAAMRYRQEGVPVIVLGGKQYGTGSSRDWAAKGPYLLGVRAVIAESFERIHRSNLVGMGILPLQFMDGQGWKSLGLTGKEVYSIEGIGEGLKPKKVLKVRARREDGSEVTFNVMARLDTDVEVEYYEHGGILQMVLRKLLRGPARTKSS
- a CDS encoding DUF2250 domain-containing protein; the protein is MTDGSDAARSHPRIHPLLPRVLSIPGALGVLRHLRRAHVDYGRSVAASLHTSIEVAVSTLESLESMGLVERVPGSSVKRSDAKMKLADEVHKHHTYYRLSREGDTLLRSLDDRALAEGYAQALDGDDLAFALLRVARRIGVDHALTYARLVGRPLEQVEAELERLVGMGLMEIPRSRVVKRGDRKAKPKPETRVHHRYYRLSREGDLLLRDIGASDGAAGSGRDGMG
- a CDS encoding MBL fold metallo-hydrolase, which translates into the protein MPATDMRLVVLVDNEPGPGLRADWGLSIYVDSGSWRAVFDADSDPAVLEFNAGKLGVDLGSLDFAVVSHHHLDHVGGFLGKGLFREGMPVYVPPGPTDRLESVGLRPIVVESTRELAPGAHAVGPLQAGHLHEMALALGSAGSRALLVGCSHPGVDALAARAASDLGGTISFVMGGFHAPSRAVLDRLAEISGSARICPGHCSGDEAKAYLRSKYPDRYCEFRSGLVMDI
- a CDS encoding SAM-dependent methyltransferase, yielding MVAIGCVESAGAGPRWSRTSVVRVFEEYAGGLEDLDGYSHAFIIYQLHARKWSGSLRSQPRWAPRPLGVFATRSPDRPNPIGLSVVALESVDPSSGTLVVRGLDAAPGSPVLDVKPYDHWDSVSSPRVPRWWLERADEWPDWSPRP
- a CDS encoding DUF364 domain-containing protein, with protein sequence MLLEDIIEELGRTARGRVKEAVVGLGYTVVVMDDGSAGLSHTPTEDAAHECENNPLAGGIAGMEWRDVAALASGDHPILSALGVAALNAAASRLADSYPGGDLMDHLAVRRGERACMVGYIPPIARRMREMGAEVTVMDFRPVEDPGYRPWWASEVLMGRCDVVVLSGATLVNKTMGRLLELSSGARVRAVVGPSTVIAPSTFRRLGVNVLAGTRIRDPGRVLRIVAEGGGTRTMYSTGAAEKVVAVLD
- a CDS encoding TorD/DmsD family molecular chaperone, with the translated sequence MVDFGAVNEGRRYVYDLLSRLYEREVDEELLGELTSAAEGGELARRFEALAELDERVGRGLDLMLGYLRSAAGRARKDVVLELAAEYASLFLGVKGTPPHPSESAYMSAGHLMYQEQRDEVVELYRDMGVDKVREFTEPEDHVAVELSFMSYLIGRTLEEWGKGNLGEARRLLEIQRRFLREHLLKWVHRFAEDVESNAEVDFYRGLGYLTDGFLELDESSMDDLVSMLAPSGATQI
- a CDS encoding type II toxin-antitoxin system VapC family toxin: MIVDTTYLLPLARIRVRTDLLKMVVEGNVRRRVELGDIKVSAISLFELQAKASRLGIPPEYVVDAVSAVLDAFTVIPYYREDVVKMAHELNKRLNDYIDSVILATAVAQREPLVTEDGLVHALRETIRGEYGIEVLRYDDLVK